Proteins from a single region of Belliella baltica DSM 15883:
- a CDS encoding aspartate/glutamate racemase family protein has protein sequence MKTLGMIGGTSWHSTIEYYRLINELVGEVIGEDQNPPLILHSINIQLMREQNKNKIIAKYLDVAQKLEQAGAEAIIICANTPHMVYEIVQPQINIPILHIAEAIGKEAQKLGLNTLGLLGNKPTMTGDFIPGFLKKHYGIKIIIPESDYLDQSHYYVSKELTLGKFTKEAKSFYEKQMSLLAHKGAEGMIMGCTELPLLIKQEETVFPLITTTQLHAQLAVDFILGLNNED, from the coding sequence ATGAAAACACTCGGTATGATAGGTGGTACCTCTTGGCATTCCACAATAGAATATTACAGGTTGATCAATGAATTGGTAGGTGAGGTTATTGGCGAAGATCAAAACCCTCCTCTGATCTTGCACAGTATCAATATCCAACTGATGCGAGAGCAAAATAAAAATAAAATCATAGCCAAATATTTAGATGTAGCACAAAAGCTCGAGCAAGCAGGCGCAGAGGCGATCATTATTTGCGCAAATACTCCTCACATGGTATATGAAATTGTGCAGCCACAAATCAACATTCCAATCTTACACATCGCTGAAGCAATAGGCAAGGAGGCTCAAAAGCTTGGATTAAATACTCTTGGATTGCTTGGAAATAAACCTACTATGACTGGAGATTTTATTCCAGGATTTTTGAAAAAGCATTACGGAATCAAAATCATCATACCTGAATCAGATTACTTGGATCAATCACATTATTATGTTTCCAAAGAGCTGACTTTAGGGAAATTTACAAAAGAGGCTAAGAGTTTTTATGAAAAACAGATGTCCTTATTGGCTCATAAAGGCGCCGAGGGAATGATTATGGGTTGCACAGAATTACCTCTTTTGATCAAGCAAGAGGAAACAGTATTCCCTTTGATTACTACAACTCAGTTGCATGCACAACTAGCTGTTGATTTTATTTTGGGCTTGAATAATGAAGATTAA
- a CDS encoding CTP synthase has product MASSTKFIFITGGVTSSLGKGIIAASLAKLLQAKGFSVTIQKFDPYLNIDPGTLNPYEHGECYVTEDGAETDLDLGHYERFLDTPTSQANNITTGRIYNNVITKERKGEYLGKTVQVIPHITDEIKRNFFKLGEEGNYDVVITEIGGCVGDIESLPFIEAVRQAKWDLGQNNFLVIHLTLIPYLAAAKELKTKPTQHSVKQLLEAGIQPDILVCRTEYSLPQEVKKKLALFCNVQLNCVIEAMDADTIYDVPLLMKKEKLDERVMSKLKLTSKSNTDLEQWKDFLGKLKNPTQEVNIGLVGKYVSLPDAYKSIIEAFIHAGAVLECKVNLTLISSEELSADSIPKKLENLDGVVVAPGFGERGLEGKIEAVRFVRENNIPFFGICLGMQVAVIEFARNVLGLKNANSTEMDLNTSDPVIGLMEDQKNIQIMGGTMRLGSYTCELKKGTKAYQAYGKSKIQERHRHRYEFNNAYLSKMEAAGMVASGINPETQLVEIIEIKDHPWFVGAQFHPEYKSTVLTPHPLFVRFIKATIENKKTK; this is encoded by the coding sequence ATGGCATCATCCACCAAATTTATCTTTATTACAGGAGGTGTAACCTCTTCTTTGGGAAAAGGCATCATTGCAGCATCATTGGCTAAATTATTACAAGCAAAGGGCTTCTCTGTTACCATCCAAAAATTCGATCCTTATCTTAATATTGATCCAGGAACACTCAATCCTTATGAACATGGAGAGTGTTACGTCACAGAAGATGGAGCAGAGACAGATCTAGACCTCGGTCATTATGAAAGATTTCTTGATACTCCTACCTCTCAAGCTAATAATATCACAACCGGTAGAATTTACAACAATGTAATCACCAAAGAAAGAAAAGGAGAATACCTTGGAAAGACAGTCCAAGTAATTCCACATATCACGGATGAAATCAAAAGAAATTTTTTCAAACTAGGTGAAGAAGGTAATTACGATGTAGTCATCACAGAAATAGGCGGATGCGTAGGTGACATTGAATCTTTACCATTTATTGAGGCAGTAAGACAAGCGAAATGGGATTTGGGTCAGAATAATTTCTTAGTGATCCACCTTACGCTAATTCCATACCTCGCTGCTGCAAAAGAATTAAAAACAAAGCCAACGCAGCATTCTGTAAAGCAACTATTAGAAGCTGGTATCCAACCTGATATTTTGGTTTGCAGAACAGAATATTCTTTGCCTCAAGAGGTCAAAAAGAAACTGGCGCTATTTTGCAATGTTCAATTGAATTGTGTGATAGAAGCCATGGATGCGGATACTATCTACGATGTTCCGCTTTTGATGAAAAAAGAGAAGTTGGACGAAAGGGTAATGAGCAAACTGAAGTTAACTTCAAAAAGCAACACAGACCTTGAGCAATGGAAAGATTTTCTTGGCAAATTAAAAAATCCAACACAAGAAGTAAATATTGGTCTTGTAGGAAAATATGTCTCATTACCAGATGCTTATAAATCTATAATTGAAGCTTTCATTCATGCTGGTGCAGTTTTAGAATGCAAAGTAAATCTTACATTAATCTCCTCGGAAGAACTATCAGCAGACTCAATTCCGAAAAAACTAGAAAATCTTGACGGTGTAGTCGTTGCTCCAGGTTTTGGAGAGCGTGGTTTAGAAGGAAAAATAGAGGCGGTAAGGTTTGTAAGAGAAAATAATATTCCATTTTTCGGAATTTGTTTGGGAATGCAAGTTGCTGTAATCGAGTTTGCTAGAAACGTATTGGGATTGAAAAATGCCAATAGTACAGAGATGGATCTGAACACTTCAGATCCTGTAATTGGTCTCATGGAAGACCAAAAAAACATACAGATAATGGGAGGAACCATGCGTCTAGGTTCTTATACTTGTGAACTAAAAAAAGGGACAAAAGCCTATCAAGCTTATGGAAAAAGCAAAATTCAAGAAAGGCACAGACATAGATACGAGTTCAACAACGCCTACCTTTCAAAAATGGAGGCAGCCGGTATGGTCGCATCCGGAATCAATCCTGAGACACAGCTTGTTGAGATTATAGAAATCAAAGATCATCCTTGGTTCGTAGGTGCACAATTCCATCCTGAATACAAAAGTACAGTCTTAACACCCCATCCGCTTTTCGTTAGATTTATTAAAGCGACCATAGAAAACAAAAAGACAAAATAA
- the yidC gene encoding membrane protein insertase YidC, whose product MDKNQATGLILFAAVILVYSIFFASSPELPTQEPTGEVISSVQENSTQAIATEVEEVDSLQDLKAQIQYGVFAPLVKGNEAEVTLENDKMIVTFSTKGAEIKKVVLKEYNSWDQRPLVLMDDESSNLSYQLNTTKGPLSLNEFFFEASSSATEVDGISISKVEFTAQTASGKITRSYSLPEDSYVLANNLEISGLTSQLVDSNINVLWDAKLIKQEEDIEESRRKSNINFYTSAQDYDYLSLTSDEASEQVSEPLKWISFSQRFFTAGIIAENQFNSASLEQITPKDTLSVKNMKATIALPLTEGKADLSYYFGPNKYKTLKKITPGFENNVDMGYFFVSWVNKYIIVNLFVFLEKFFSNYGIIIIIIVLIIKAALFPLTYKSYVGMAKMRVIKPEIDELKEKYKDDPTKQQQEQMKLFGQLGVSPISGCLPMLLQMPFLFAMFFFFPNSIEMRQESFLWAHDLSTYDTFFKLPFTIPFYGSHVSLFTLLMTVSQIAYTHFNNQLTAAQGPMKNLGYIMPIGFMFILNSYPAALSFYYFVSNMVTFGQQALIKLFVDDKKIREKVEASKVKNANKKKSKFQQKLEDAMKAAEANKKKK is encoded by the coding sequence ATGGATAAAAACCAAGCGACAGGACTGATCCTTTTCGCCGCAGTGATACTGGTATATTCGATTTTCTTTGCCAGTTCTCCTGAATTGCCGACTCAAGAGCCAACAGGAGAAGTCATAAGTTCCGTTCAGGAAAATTCTACACAGGCAATTGCCACAGAAGTAGAAGAAGTAGATAGTCTTCAAGATCTAAAAGCCCAAATCCAATATGGTGTTTTTGCACCTTTGGTGAAAGGCAATGAAGCTGAAGTAACTTTAGAAAACGACAAAATGATTGTCACCTTTTCAACCAAAGGTGCAGAAATAAAAAAAGTTGTTCTTAAAGAATACAATTCTTGGGATCAAAGACCATTGGTATTGATGGATGATGAAAGTTCAAACCTTTCCTATCAATTAAACACCACAAAAGGTCCCCTAAGCTTAAATGAATTTTTCTTTGAAGCAAGTTCTAGCGCAACTGAAGTGGATGGCATATCTATCTCCAAAGTAGAGTTCACTGCGCAAACTGCATCAGGAAAAATAACAAGGTCATACTCTCTTCCAGAAGATTCTTATGTTTTAGCAAATAACTTGGAAATCTCCGGTTTGACTTCACAATTGGTAGATTCTAATATCAATGTTCTTTGGGATGCCAAGCTTATCAAACAAGAAGAAGATATAGAAGAATCAAGAAGAAAATCAAACATCAACTTCTACACTTCTGCACAGGATTACGATTATCTAAGTTTGACATCTGATGAAGCTTCCGAGCAAGTTTCTGAACCACTAAAATGGATTTCATTCAGTCAGCGTTTTTTCACTGCTGGTATCATTGCAGAAAATCAATTCAACTCTGCAAGTCTGGAGCAAATTACTCCTAAAGACACACTTTCAGTAAAGAATATGAAGGCAACGATTGCTTTACCACTTACTGAAGGAAAAGCCGATTTGAGTTATTATTTTGGTCCAAACAAATACAAAACTCTTAAGAAAATCACACCAGGTTTTGAAAATAACGTGGACATGGGATATTTCTTTGTGAGTTGGGTGAACAAATACATTATCGTCAACTTATTTGTATTTCTTGAAAAGTTCTTTAGCAATTACGGGATTATCATTATTATCATAGTCTTAATTATTAAAGCTGCTCTTTTCCCATTGACCTACAAATCTTACGTAGGCATGGCTAAAATGAGGGTAATCAAGCCAGAAATTGATGAATTAAAAGAGAAATACAAAGACGATCCAACCAAGCAGCAACAAGAACAAATGAAACTGTTTGGCCAACTGGGAGTAAGCCCGATTTCAGGTTGTCTTCCAATGCTCTTGCAAATGCCATTCTTGTTTGCGATGTTCTTCTTTTTCCCGAACTCTATCGAAATGAGACAAGAGTCATTCCTTTGGGCACATGATTTATCTACTTATGACACTTTCTTCAAACTTCCATTCACTATCCCATTCTATGGGTCTCACGTTAGTTTGTTCACCTTATTGATGACCGTCTCTCAAATTGCTTATACTCATTTCAACAACCAACTTACAGCTGCACAAGGACCAATGAAAAATTTGGGATACATCATGCCAATCGGCTTTATGTTTATCCTAAACTCCTACCCTGCTGCATTGAGTTTCTACTACTTTGTATCTAACATGGTGACTTTCGGTCAACAAGCATTGATCAAACTCTTTGTTGATGACAAAAAAATCAGAGAAAAAGTAGAAGCGAGCAAAGTAAAAAATGCGAATAAGAAAAAATCAAAATTTCAGCAAAAATTGGAAGATGCAATGAAAGCTGCAGAAGCCAATAAAAAGAAAAAATGA
- a CDS encoding metal-dependent hydrolase: MIQLTYYGHSSFLVEINGKKLLFDPFIRPNEKASDISIAEIKADYVLISHGHEDHVADAEEITKNSNAMLISNFEIASWFAKKGVEKYHPMNQGGSKVFDFGKLKYVNAIHSSTLPDGSSGGQAGGFVVQHEEGCFYFAGDTALTFDMKLLDAEFNLDFAILPIGDNFTMGIDDAIRAADFVGTDRIIGMHYDTFPYIEIDLDAAKKAASEAKKELILLNIGESITL; this comes from the coding sequence ATGATTCAACTTACTTATTATGGACATTCGTCCTTTTTAGTAGAAATCAACGGGAAGAAACTTCTTTTTGATCCCTTTATCAGACCTAATGAAAAAGCATCAGATATATCAATTGCAGAAATTAAAGCAGATTATGTTTTAATCTCTCACGGACATGAAGACCATGTTGCTGATGCAGAAGAAATCACCAAAAATTCAAATGCTATGTTGATTTCTAATTTTGAAATTGCTTCTTGGTTTGCGAAAAAAGGAGTAGAAAAATATCATCCAATGAATCAAGGAGGTTCTAAGGTATTTGATTTTGGAAAACTCAAATATGTGAACGCGATTCACAGTAGTACACTGCCTGACGGGAGTTCAGGAGGACAGGCTGGCGGTTTTGTAGTTCAACACGAGGAAGGTTGTTTTTATTTTGCTGGTGATACTGCTCTAACTTTCGATATGAAGTTATTAGATGCAGAGTTCAATCTTGATTTTGCAATCTTACCAATAGGTGATAATTTCACTATGGGAATTGATGATGCTATCCGTGCAGCTGATTTTGTAGGAACAGATAGAATCATAGGTATGCACTATGATACTTTTCCATATATAGAAATTGACCTTGATGCTGCAAAAAAAGCTGCATCAGAAGCCAAAAAAGAATTGATTTTGCTTAATATTGGAGAATCTATTACCCTTTGA
- a CDS encoding ParA family protein, translating to MGKVIAIANQKGGVGKTTTAMNLAASLAVLEYKTLVIDADPQANTTSGLGQDPKEVDTSIYECMVDGIDIETIIHKTDMEYLDLVPSHIDLVGAEVEMINLDNREEKMKSVISVVKEKYDFIIIDCSPSLGLITINALTAANSIIIPVQCEYFALEGLGKLLNTIKIIQTRLNPDLEIEGILLTMYDVRLRLSNQVVDEVRMHFKDLVFKTIIPRNVRLSESPSFGLPVIAFDADGKGAVAYLNLAHEIAAKNGMEKVN from the coding sequence ATGGGAAAAGTAATTGCTATTGCAAACCAAAAAGGCGGAGTTGGTAAAACTACTACTGCCATGAACCTAGCTGCAAGTTTGGCAGTCTTGGAATATAAAACTCTGGTCATTGACGCAGATCCTCAGGCCAATACAACTTCTGGTCTAGGACAAGACCCAAAAGAAGTTGATACCAGTATTTACGAATGCATGGTTGACGGAATTGATATTGAGACGATCATTCACAAAACTGATATGGAATACCTAGATTTGGTTCCTTCACATATCGACTTGGTGGGTGCTGAAGTAGAAATGATCAATTTAGATAACCGAGAGGAAAAAATGAAGTCCGTCATTTCTGTTGTTAAAGAAAAATATGACTTCATCATCATTGATTGTTCTCCATCATTGGGTTTGATCACGATCAATGCCCTCACAGCGGCAAATTCAATTATCATTCCTGTTCAATGCGAATATTTCGCTTTGGAAGGTTTGGGGAAATTATTGAACACAATTAAAATCATTCAAACTCGATTGAATCCTGACTTGGAAATCGAAGGTATTTTGCTGACCATGTATGATGTTAGACTGAGATTATCTAACCAAGTAGTGGACGAGGTAAGAATGCATTTCAAAGATTTAGTTTTTAAGACCATCATCCCGAGAAACGTCAGATTAAGTGAGTCACCAAGTTTTGGTTTACCAGTAATTGCCTTTGATGCAGATGGTAAAGGAGCTGTTGCCTATTTGAATTTGGCTCACGAGATTGCTGCAAAAAATGGAATGGAAAAAGTAAATTGA